The following are encoded in a window of Leptodactylus fuscus isolate aLepFus1 chromosome 9, aLepFus1.hap2, whole genome shotgun sequence genomic DNA:
- the ELFN2 gene encoding protein phosphatase 1 regulatory subunit 29, protein MAIMSCWWVFVTITFCFSYFPPGAHSDCWLIEGDKGYVWLAICSQNQPPYETIPQHINSTVHDLRLNENKLKIIGYASLSRFGNLTDLNLTKNEISYIEDGAFLGQSNLQILQLGYNKLTNLSEGMLRGMPRLQFLFVQHNLIEVVTPGAFSECLSLISIDLSSNRLQRLDASTFVGLPALMACELAGNPFHCGCELYGFLDWLVMFNNFTRNYDRLQCESPREFAGYPLLSPRPHHSRNAITVLQARCKNGGIFSVPRERPTPFIPDSLHEPDENSGYSPGDVLYPEPTPPSTTDSSVMPTIEIHHVTGSSATLIVTIPYPYKKMYILVQYNNSFVYEVTTLKHKKEYITLDKLKAHVNYTFCVASIRNSKRYNHTCLFVFTRSKDKEEFSPNTSTTTHYIMTILGCLFGMVIILGVVYYCLRKKRMQEEKKKSLNVKKTILEMRYGSDVDPCLGAHSSQKMSEHPIPISRISSLPTSVSGLGSGDKGISKPMNSQMGTPKGPKGTNYMEVRSGDGLERSQRGISGGDEDEEDFRELDNGEGSASEISTIAKEVDKVNQIINNCIDALKLDTASFLGGGDPELGYDCQSIPASSSGHLERLSFLSPPYKEGVHPLQRQLSADAATVAKKRCSISSSGSIKSARVFSLDVPDQPLKCDSKYIEKSSPMNSPLDRLPLVSSSGVHHLDVKPSYHCSEHRHSFPALYYEESADTLSQRVSFLKPLSRSKRDSSYSQLSPRHHFSGYSSSPEYSTENTHKIWERFRPYKKHTREEVYIAAGHALRKKVQFAKGEDLHDILDYWKGVSAQQKL, encoded by the coding sequence ATGGCCATCATGTCATGCTGGTGGGTTTTTGTGACAATAACTTTTTGTTTCTCGTATTTCCCACCAGGAGCACATAGTGATTGCTGGTTGATTGAAGGGGACAAGGGTTATGTCTGGTTGGCCATATGTAGTCAGAACCAACCACCTTATGAAACTATTCCTCAGCATATCAACAGTACAGTCCATGATCTCAGGCTTAATGAAAACAAGTTAAAGATAATTGGTTATGCTTCCCTATCACGCTTTGGAAATCTAACAGATTTGAACCTAACCAAGAATGAGATCTCCTACATTGAAGATGGAGCCTTCCTTGGTCAATCCAATCTACAGATTCTTCAGCTCGGTTATAACAAGCTAACCAATTTGTCTGAGGGAATGCTTAGGGGTATGCCCCGGTTACAATTTCTCTTTGTTCAGCATAACCTGATTGAAGTGGTGACCCCAGGAGCTTTCTCTGAGTGCTTGAGCCTTATAAGTATTGACCTATCCTCTAATCGACTCCAAAGGTTGGATGCGTCTACCTTTGTCGGTCTTCCAGCACTGATGGCATGTGAACTGGCTGGAAATCCCTTTCATTGTGGTTGTGAGCTATATGGCTTTcttgattggcttgtcatgtttAACAATTTTACTCGAAATTATGATCGCTTACAATGTGAAAGTCCTCGAGAGTTTGCTGGTTACCCACTCTTAAGCCCCAGACCTCACCACAGCCGAAATGCTATAACAGTTCTTCAAGCTCGATGCAAAAATGGAGGAATATTTTCTGTACCACGTGAAAGGCCAACTCCTTTCATACCAGATTCCTTACATGAGCCGGATGAAAACTCTGGCTATAGCCCTGGGGACGTTCTGTATCCTGAGCCAACTCCTCCCTCTACCACTGACTCTTCTGTTATGCCCACCATTGAAATTCATCATGTAACTGGAAGTTCAGCGACTCTGATTGTCACTATCCCGTATCCTTATAAAAAGATGTATATTTTGGTACAGTATAATAACAGTTTTGTATATGAAGTAACAACTTTGAAGCACAAGAAGGAATATATAACCTTAGATAAGTTGAAGGCTCATGTCAATTACACGTTCTGTGTGGCTTCCATTCGCAACTCAAAACGTTACAACCATACCTGCCTCTTTGTATTTACTCGTTCCAAGGATAAGGAAGAATTTTCTCCTAACACTTCCACCACTACACACTATATTATGACAATATTGGGCTGCCTCTTTGGCATGGTTATCATACTGGGCGTTGTGTATTATTGCTTAAGGAAAAAGAGAATGCAAGAAGAGAAGAAAAAATCGCTCAATGTTAAAAAGACTATACTTGAAATGCGGTATGGTTCAGATGTTGACCCATGTCTAGGAGCTCATTCATCACAAAAGATGTCAGAGCATCCCATCCCTATATCTCGCATTTCCTCACTGCCGACTTCAGTTTCTGGCCTTGGAAGTGGAGACAAAGGCATTTCCAAACCTATGAATTCTCAAATGGGAACACCTAAAGGTCCAAAGGGAACAAACTACATGGAAGTAAGAAGTGGTGATGGATTAGAGAGAAGTCAAAGAGGGATTTCAGgaggggatgaagatgaagaagacTTTCGGGAACTAGACAATGGCGAAGGCTCCGCATCTGAGATATCAACAATTGCCAAGGAGGTAGATAAAGTGAACCAAATTATCAATAACTGTATTGATGCCCTTAAACTAGATACGGCTTCTTTTTTAGGCGGGGGGGACCCGGAGCTGGGCTACGATTGCCAGTCAATCCCCGCCAGTTCTTCGGGTCATCTGGAACGGTTGAGCTtcctctctcctccatacaaAGAGGGTGTTCATCCACTTCAGCGGCAGCTGAGTGCAGACGCTGCCACAGTTGCGAAGAAGCGTTGCAGCATTTCGTCTAGTGGTTCCATTAAAAGTGCCAGAGTATTTAGCTTGGATGTACCTGATCAGCCTCTAAAGTGTGACTCCAAGTATATTGAGAAGAGCAGCCCTATGAATAGCCCTTTGGATCGCCTTCCACTAGTATCTTCGTCTGGAGTCCACCACTTAGACGTCAAGCCTTCCTATCACTGTAGTGAACACCGTCACTCCTTCCCTGCTCTGTATTATGAGGAAAGCGCGGATACATTAAGCCAGAGAGTCAGCTTTCTCAAGCCACTTTCCCGCTCTAAGAGAGACTCTAGCTACTCCCAACTGTCACCGAGACACCATTTCTCTGGATACTCCTCCAGTCCAGAGTACTCCACTGAAAACACCCACAAGATTTGGGAGCGCTTCCGTCCTTATAAAAAACACACCCGGGAAGAAGTCTACATAGCAGCAGGACATGCCTTGCGCAAAAAGGTCCAATTTGCTAAAGGGGAGGACTTGCACGATATCTTGGATTACTGGAAGGGAGTGTCTGCTCAACAGAAACTGTAA